A stretch of DNA from Poecile atricapillus isolate bPoeAtr1 chromosome 28, bPoeAtr1.hap1, whole genome shotgun sequence:
GCAAGGTGGAGCCGCCCAGCCTGGACCCTGCGGAGGAGCCGCTGCTCTGGGAAGGGCTCACCCTCAACAAGTGCATCCTGGTGGCCTCCGTGGTCGCCTTGCTCAGCGTCACCTTCCAGGTGCTCCAAGGTGAGTCGGGAGCCGGACGGAGCGGGAAGGGGTGGCCCGACCGTGCTGCCAcctcctggctcctgtcccctcctctcTTCCAGCGCCGTGCTCCAAGGAGGGGCTCACCCGCGGCCGGCAGGAGCCTCCGCCCCCTCCCGTTCCCGGTGGGTCCCGAGCTCCGTCCCTCCCCGGTCCCCCGGCTCCAGCCTGACACAGGGCCACGTCCCAGGCCCTGGGAGCCCCTGTCTGGGGCATCCCACCCAAACATCTCATCATCCTCAGCTGACTGTGGCctgtccctctcccctcccagaGGTCGTGAGCCCCAAGGCGGAGGAGATCCCGGAGGCGGTGACTGCCCAGCCTGCGCCGCCACCGGACAGCGGCGCGGtggaggatgatgatgatgacggTGACGATTACGATGACAGCGAAGCTGACAGCAACCTGGTAAGGGTCAGGGTGGCACCTCCCGGGGCAGGGAGCATCTCGTCCCCGGGGGAAGGGGTGGAGAGGGGTCCCGGTCCCCTGGGCTGCATCAACAGTTCCtggtcccctctgtccccacaggcAGAACCCTGGATCTTCAAGAAGTGGTTTGGCCGCACAACACcagaggatgaggaaaaggatgGGGACAAGGGTGAGGAcaaggatgaggatgaagacaAGGATGAAGAACCTGCAGATGTCCCCGAGGTGCCAATAGCTGTGATGGAGGGGAAGAAGAGCCAGGAAAAGAaggtggagaaggaggaggaggaagaaacagaggagaaagaggaagaaaaagaggggaatgaggaggaggaagaggaggaggagaaggaggaggaggaggaggaggaaaaggagaagaagaagaaggaggagaagaaggagaaagccCGGGAAGGCCGTGCTGTCCATACGGAGCGGAGCAGCCGGAGGGAGGCACGAGCCAAGGACAGGACACCGGGGGACAAACCCGGCAGAGCCCCCAGGGCCCCCAGGGAACcggagcagcagccccagaaAAAGCGGGAccgggagaggaaggagaggaaggagagacGGCGGGAGCGGGATGAGGCCAGGAGGGAGGGGTGGAAGGGCCGTCCCGGCAGGGCTGAGGGCGGCCGGGAGAGCCCGAGGAGGGactggaagcagcagaagggcaggaagccctgggagctggCGCCGGGCAGGGAcggcagggccagggagggcaAGAGGCGCGACTGAggccggggcgggcgcggggctcggTGACGCTGGATCCAGGGGAATCCAATCCCACCACTGCTCCCAGCAAGGGATCCCCGCCCCCGCCTGCCCTCCAGAGACACCCCCGGGCACGGGCAGCCCCCCAGCAGCCccgagcagcagcagagcagcccaggagccTCCCCGGGGGCTTTGGGCCCCCTGGATCAAAGGCGACCTGAAAGGACTCATGGAAGGAGCTTCTTTGAGCCTCGTTACTTCCccattcccacccaaaatccccccgcAGTTCATCTCCGCTCGTGGCTCCGGGGCACTGCGGAGACCCCAGTGAACAGAGTTGTGTCCAGACCGTGCAGCTCTTGGCTTAATGGTTTTATTGAAAGCAAATCAAGAGAGAAGACTATTCTGGGTTATGGAACCAGGCTGCAGCCGTCCTCAgagggacatcagggacagaTCCCCTGACCTCACCGAGCCCAGAGCCATAGCTGCAGGGTGGCCCAGAACGAGCTGgtgacagagcagggctggagcccctcacCCAGGGATCCCTGCGGGCCTCGCCTTCTCCGAGTCGCTTTTAGGAAGGAAACACAAGAGCAATATCACACAGCCAGAGACGTTCACAGCCCCGACCCATGGCAGGTTTCACTATTTGCTAAATCAACAGTGgttaaaataaactattttcatttttaataaggTATTCAACtggatgtttaaaaaaaataggaaaaaaaagagagaggaaaacgaGAAAAGCCCTTGTCATGTGCCCTGGTTATGTGTTTTGTCCCtggttgtgtgtgtgtgttttctgtgcCCCCCAAACCCGAGGGGCTCAGGGCTAATCCTGCAGGGCTGCGAGATGGGACTGGGGGGTACCACCCTCCAGCCGCGCCTCCCCGTGGGGACCCTGCAAAACCCGAGGAGGAGCAGCCAGGACaagcccaggagctgcttcccaaggGTTTGGATCCCCGGCTGagggctgggctcagctggAAGATGATCTGGGGCAGGCGGCCCGTGCTGACGCCGGCGGGACGCGGAGCAGGTGCTCTGGCAGCCGTTTGCTCCCGCTCCCATTAATGGTGCGAGCAGCCCGGGAGGTGTAACGGGAtcgctccctccctcctcccctcgcCCCTGCCGCGGGGTCAGCCCGGGGTGATGCCGATGTGACCTGGCCGGGAGCCCCAGGACACGGCCGGCGGCTCCTCAGGGCCCGGCTCACACAGAGACGTGTCCCCAGGGCAAGGCTGGCCTCTGCGAGGGGATTTGGCCTCTCTTgctctgctgtcacagctgGAGCCGTGGGGCCAGGGGGGTCTCGTGGTGGGCCGTGGGCTGGGGAATGGCCAGAGGATGCTGCAGGGCTTGGAGGAATCAGcacctgcccttcccagccactgcaggagcagagagtgAGGGAGAAATGAGTGCCTGGATCGGCCAAGCTTTGCCGTGCCCGAGCCCAGCCCAAACCGGAGCCAGAGCCCGCGGGCACCTCGGGCATCCTCAGCAGCCGGAGCGGGGACGGCCCCAGCGGAGCacggagcagggacagggacaggcatgGATGAACCCAGAACCAGAGCGACGCTAACGAGCCAAACCGTGGGGAAAGGACACACGGGAGCTCCCGTCTCGGCCAGAAGCACCAGATCCCGAGCCGGGAGGGCAAACCGGGAGAGGGGCCGGGGTGGGGCGAGCGGGGAGGCCGGCGGGAGCCTCACCGGCAGCCGCACTCCTCTGCCACCATGTTGGGGAACTTGCGGATCTCCAGCCCGTCCGAGGAGAGGCTGATGATGAGCTGGTCTGAGTAGCGCACGGGCACGCAGCAGGGAGCCCTGCGCAGCGGCGAGCCCCGCTCCTGcatgcccagcagcagcaccgtgTGCGAGAAGTAGCTGGGGACACGCGTGGACAGCGGCAGCCGGCAGGGCCCCTCGCAGTTGTTGGCCGCGTACACGGTGGGCATGACGATGAAGTGGCGGTCGCGGAGGTCGATGGTGAGCTCCTGCAGCCGGCAGTGCGCCTGGTGCCGAGCGCTGCGGTTCTGCCGCTGAACCTTCCTGCGCTCCTGCCAGCGCGCCCGCACCGACTGCAGcgccttcagcagcagcagcgtgcGGAGCTTCCGCGAACCCGGGCCCCGCTCGGCCGCCTCGGCCTGCCCCGGCTCTGCTGGGTAATAGCAGAAGGTCAGCAGGTGCTGGAAAAGCACCGCGTTGGCTTGGAAAGCCGGGATGTCCCTGAGCTCCTGGATGACCAGCTGCAGTTTGCccatcagcagctgcagcacggTGCCCTCCGGCTGCCAGTCccccaggtgctgctccagcacgGCCCCGCTgtcctgggccagcagcagcaccgagGGCTCCTCCGACTGCACCAGCCGCTCCAGCGCCGCCTCCTCCGACAGGTTGAGCAGCTGGTGAGGGAGGGTCTCCATCGCCTCGAAGTCCAGCCAGTGGTGGGCACTGGGCTGGGGGGGCGGCTCGCTGGAGGAGCTCAGGAGCTGCCGGATGAAGCGGGTCAGGATTGCCAGGAACTGGGCGCTGCCCCCGGGCGCTGGGGATGAAGTGTTGGCTTGGCTCGGGGCAGTGGGGGTCGGCAGCTCCTCGGTCCCGGCCTGGGGTGGGCTGCAAGGAGAGCACAGGGAGAGTCACGGGGCCCCTGTCTACGCCGGGGGTCCCACCAGGCTGTGCCCTACACTCAGCCATGGTcccacagctggggctgcccctgtcCCACCTCATCTCCCAGCCCCCGTGTTCTCCCGCGCCTGCAGCGACAGCCACGGACCTGAGCTGTGGGTACGGAGCCATGTCCAGCACCCCCTCAGCAGACTGGTAGGAGGATGGGGCCAAAGcgtcctcttcctcctcttcctcctcctgctgccgtgacttggccagcagcagcagcaccgggGTCATCCGGGTGAAACATTTGTCATCAGAGCCgaacaggagctgctgcacctCCGTGCGGGGCAGGGGGGCACCTGCTGCGGCAACGAGAGGGGAGGACGTTGGTCTGGGGTCTCCTGCATGTCCCCACCGCCTCTCGTGGGCTTGAGAGGACCCCAAACGCCCAAGCGAGGGCACgagggcagggctgctgctgtccccagggtgtgcCCCCGTCCCTACCTCCCGCGCCGCCGTGGATGGCCAGGGAAGCCGAGAAGCGGAGCCGCTCCGCGCTGCGGGTGACCGAGGCTGCGGCGGCTGCCAGGGCCAGGTACTGCGTGTCCCTGGAGAGGCAGAGCCTCTGCACCGAGGCAGAAGACACAGAAAGCCCCGAGGGCGTGGGTGAGATATCACGGGGGACACACTCAAGTGAGCCCCCGCCGTGGTCCCTGCGGGCCCCGGGTCACCCAGCCCGAGTGGCCCAGGGAGCAGCCACAAGGAGGGTGGGGACCACTGAGAGCTTCGTCCTCAGCCCCAGAGCTACTCCGGGGACCGCGGGGTGCAGGGAACCCAGTGAACCCCCGAGGGGACAGGCATCAGCACCTCAGACCGGGCTGGGTACCGGGGGCAGCCCCGCTGGCCCTGCGGGGGCTGGGAACAGGGTAAGAGCTCCATCTTCAGGCACGGCGGGAGCGGGAGACGGGGCGGAGATGCTGGGAGGGGATGGCaaagggactgggagggggctgCGAATGGATTGGGAGGGGATTGTGAATGGATTGGGAGGGGATTGTGAATGGATTGGGAGGGGATTGTGAATGGATTGGGAGGGGATAGCAAAGCCCTGGGGGAGCGATgaatgaactgggaggggagctggaggggtTGTtgaatggactgggagggatgAGAAAGGCactgggcagcagagccaccCCTCCCGCCCCCTGCTCCCACCGAGGCCCGGACCCACCTGGTcccgctccagccccgggccggtgagcagcagctcctgcggGGGCCCGGAGCCCCGGCCCTCCCGGCGGCCCAGGTAGAAGAGCATCACGGCCGcctgcagctctcccagagccCGTCCCACCTCCGCCTGGAAAACCAGCTGGAACCGCAGCTTCACCTGCGCTTCCCACTGCACTGCAACGGGGGAGACACGGCCGTGAATCCCCTCcgggggtgaggagggggcttCGGGACGGGCACTGTCCCCATGCAGGGACCAGAGTGCCTGGGACAGGAGCCCACAGGGTGAAAGGACACTGCAAATCCCGGCTCCAGGGAGACGGAGAGCGGGACACACCCCGCACCCGGCGAGCTGCCTCCCCCCAGATCCCACGGAAATCTGCTCTCCAGTGGCTCGGGGACGTTGTCGCCTCTGCCCGGGGAAGCGGCATTTCCCCACTGCCCAGCACCTGGGCGTTGGTCAGAGGCGGGGACAGATGGCAGAGCCACGCTGCCATCCTCACTGCTAAACCTCCTTGAAAACGTGCCCAGAAATATTTCACTCCATCACTCCGCTGTTTTTAAAGGGAACCCAACCCCCAGATTTAATTCTGTGTTTAAATCCCTGACTTTGGGCCAGCAAACAGCATCACACCCCGAGCCCCGCATCCTTCTCCTCGCTGTTCCACCTCGGAGCCTGCAGGGCTCTTCCACCAACCTTCCTCCAGGTGCAGGACGAGGAATCTCTCCCGCCCCGGCTCCAGCACGTGCTCGTGGATCCTCTgcaggggatggggagcagCCGCCGCCTCCCCGGCCCGGCACAGCCCGAAGGTCCCCGGGAAGTTCCCGTCCCAGCTCCGGCGCCGTCTCAGCAGTTTGATGAAGCTGCTCTCGTAGTGGCTGAGCACACCCATCACCTCCAGGTGCCTCGGGGTGGCCCcgtcctgctccatcctcaccCTGCACACGGGCCCTTCCAGGCCCCCGAGGGGCCAGGGCTGCGGGCTAGAGCGGGACCAGCCCGGGCCCCCCTCCTCAGCCTGGGGACACTCGGCTCCTGGCTCAGGCTTGGAGAAGAGGCGAGTGGCAGCAGCCCTCCTGGACCTGGGTGTCTCCTGTAAACTTCCATTTCCCACCTTTCTCCCTTCTgcttccagccccagctcttccAGCAGACTCAGCTCCATCAGGGAATCCCTTTCCCGTTtcctgggcagagctgcagaggggagcagcagcaccaggcacagcaggagcccCCTGAGAGCGCTCATGGTCCCACCTCGGCtcttccctggagcagctcacGCATCCCAAGCCCTCGGCAGGAAGAGGGAGGACGGCGTCTCCCTTTTAACCAGGGTGGCCTTGAGTGGCCGAGGCACAACCGCCTCCCCTGAGCCGCCCCGGGGCTGTCGCGCTGCAGAGGAGCGAGGGAGGTGgcaaagaaacttttttttgttctatttttggGTTTGCAGCTCGTTTTGGAAACGTGCAAAAATCGAAGCTGTTGCACTCGCTCCTAGGGATGCACGGCCTTGACTTTGGATGTTTTCTAAAGGAGGATGAGTGTCTGGAATGGGATCCTCAAGGGGACTGGCACGTACAACCCCATCAGCACCGAAACACCGGGAGGGGAGAGCGagccagagcaggaggagggggacAGGGGCAGATAATGGGCTGAAAGAAGTAAATGTACGGAAAGCATCCCCTCTTCTGGCTGGAAAACTTTCCCCTCACACcctgcagctccacaggctgCCCTGGGAAAGGGCTTCATCCTGGGAATGAGAATCAtgggggcagcagcagcctgaggaCTCTGAACACTCAGTGCCTCCCTTAGAAAGTCTCACATACACCCATTGTAAGGACTTCTCCCTTCATCagatcccagagatcccagactccctggaacagctggaattGCCAGTGCCACCTGCCTAAACCATCCTGGAAACCTGCCTCCCCCACCCAAGAGATCTGATTTTGGTAAGGGGAAATGTCCCGGCAAAAAAGTTCCAGACCCTTCTCTGGAAGGGAAGAGCCTTCTCTTTCCAAGTCTGCAGTCTGGAGCTCAGAACTGTCAGGAACAGAGCACCCAGACTGGAGCAGGACACGGACATCACGAGGGCTGGAGGAGTCTGAGGTCATTTCtacaggagctgctccaagggctggagcccctctgctctggagccaggctgggagagctggggctgctcacctggagaagagaaggctccagggagagctcagagccccttgcagggcctaaaggggctccaggagagctggagagggactggggacaaggcctggagggacaggacacagggaatggctcccagtgccagagggcagggctggatgggatattgggaaggaattgttggctgggagggtgggcaggccctggcacagggtgcccagagcagctgtggctgcccctggatccctggcagtgtccaaggccaggctggacggggcttggagcagcctgggatggtggaaggtgtccctgccatggcaggggtggggctggatgggatttaatgTCCCTCCCAgtcaaaccagtctgggattctgtgattgaCTGGGACCAtctcagcccagcagcagagatgaagGCTTTGATTCCCCCATCAAGGGGGTGCAGCTGCAGGGTTCCTGTGGCCCCCCCAACCAACCAGAACTGGTCAGGAACcccagccctggccatgccctcacccactgagcccccaggatccccaaatGATCCCCCCAGTTCAGGGACAGGAACCTGGGAAAGGCCAGACAAAAgacagaactgctgctgcttttttatgGGAACCAAGTGATGGTTGGAAGGAAATATTTGGGATAAACCCACAGAGAACTAAAAACCTGCCTGAACAgagctgtcagtgggaggaggACACACAATAAAATCACGTGCAGGTGCTACACCATGGTACTGACACttaatgaattaaaataataaactaATATTTAATGTCGGGAGCCTTTCTATGTCCTCTCTCAGTGAATGAACAGAGATGGGCTTTGGTTGAACCGAAACTGATTAATGGGGGGGTAATTAATGGGACACTCATCAGGCAGCCTGAGGGGGATACCTCAGGCCAAGACAGCTGAGGGAGATATCCAGTCAGGAGGGGGGTGCATTGAGATTCCCAATCCTTTGCCTCCCCTTCGGAGAacttccaaaataaaaccagcctGGGAATGTTTCCTGGATCTAAGGGGTAAGGAAAGTGAATCCACAGCAGCAAAGCAAaccagagggaaaggaaaatcaaaaaCCTTTTAATGAATCTACAGAATTCAGTCAGGTTTCCAGACATACAAAAAGGAACTGCTCCCTGGATCGGGGGTGAGCTGCAGTTAAAAAGACACAAATCCCACGGGATGGAGTCCAGGAGGGGCTTCAgttggagggagggggaggggggatgGTGCCCGGCCCCTCCGTGGGGAGTGGTGGCCGCATCATGGGGGGcagaggggcgggggggggcaCCCCGGGcgctgggggcagctgggggggcACTGGTGGGGGTGGCACCGGCCCTGAGGGGGGCATGGGGGGCAGGGCCATGCCCccagggggaggggggggcaTGGAGTCGGGCAGGGGGGGCCGTGGGGGCAGCCCGTTCATcaggggagggggcggcggccGCTTGACGGTCGGGGGCCCtggggggaggtttgggggggccGGGGGCTTCTCCATCTTGAAGTGGAATTGAAGGaagaactgggaatgggaggaaagcagagaaaagagaaCAATTAATCAGAGattcacagaatcctggaatatcctgagctgggagggaccctcAGGGATGATCAGTGCaggccctggccctgcccagaccccccaagaaccccaccctgagcatccctgagagcgctgtccaaacgctcctggagctctggcagccttggggccgggcccattccctggggagcctgggcagtgccagcaccctggtgacagctctgccagcacacaggagctgctctctgccccagggcacagctcagGCCCCTCCTGTTGCCCTCAgatgtcccagccctggcagcatcTGTGACTGGTGCCAGTCTTGCCCCAGGTTTTACCTCCCCTGGACTCTGGGCACTGAGGGGCTCCTGTGAGGGGTGGGAACCCCCCAGACAACATCTCCTGCCCTCACAGGATACAGGGAGCACCCCCAGGCTCCCTCAGCCAGGTGTGTGCAGGGAACACAAGGCACAgagccagggaggggacagagctgcaCATTCATCATGGAATCATCTGGGTGGGAAAAGCCAAACCTAACCCTAAGATCAACAAGTTCAACCATCAGCCCAGGAACACCACCAcattcaccactaaaccatgtccacaaatgccacatccacatgtttCTAAACACTTCCAGGAGTGGTGACttcaccactgccctgggcaatCTGTCCCAATGCCTGACAATGCTTTCAgtgaaggaattttcccaatatccaacctaaatctcccctgacacagcctgAGGCCATTCCCTCTGGGCTTTTCTCCTGTTCCTGGGATCAGAGCCTGACACCAATCTcgctgcaccctcctgtcagggaggtGTAAGAGCAagaaggtctcccctgagcctcctcttctctggaTATTTAtgccccatcctgctgctgccagaaatTTAATCCTCTCCAAGATCCCACACAGGAGGAGCTCTGTCAGGAGCTCTCACTGTACAGGTGCACTGAGGGAATAAGAGATTTGAACATCAGAGGCAGCAGGACAAAGCTGATGTCATTGTCTCAAGTTGCTCTGCTCCCCATAAGGACAGACATTACAAAACCTCAGTTACCTGTTTGGTTTCTCTGTTCCAGTGAGTCCAAAACTTTCCCTCTGCTTTATCAATTTCTCTGCTTGGCACCTGCACCAAAAGAGAACATAGAGCTATTCTTAGCAGCACCAGATTAGCTCAAAGGCCCTTTTTAGCCCCAGAGCCTGTGAGATAAGCACAGTTATTCCAGGCCCTGCAGGGTTGTTATTAGACAGAGGTGGGGGCAGGAAAGAATTAAGTTACTTCCCTATCGGTCAAGGACAACCAGCAAAAATCCCTCCCTGAACATCTGCACAGAGGCTGAGGAGTGAAGCCCAGGAGGCTCCTGTCTGTTCCAGACACTGGGAAttcacagctccccagagctcagcacagTCTGGTTTTCATGCCAGAGTCCTCCACCAAACTTCAGTGGGGTTTAATGACTTCCAGCCATGTCTTCCTGACCCCCCTTCCCAGTCCATTAACCCCTGAGGGTTAGCACAGACATCAGAGGGTTCATTAGGAATCAAtcccagaatatcctgagctggatccCCCAGGGATGAtcagtgcagcccctggccctgcccagaccccccaagaaccccaccctgagcatccctgagagcgctgtccaaacgctcctggagctctggcagccttggggccgggcccattccctggggagcctgggcagtgccagcaccctcggggggaagaaccttgccctgagatccatcccaaggcctggcacagctccagcccttcctggcctcctgtccctggcccagagcagagctcagcccctgcccctccgcctcccctcgggaggagctgcagcccccgaggagcctcccctcagtctcctctgctccagctgaacgagcccagtgccctcagctgctcctcagagccttccccagctccgtgtccctcctctggacactctcTAATGGCTCAGCATCTTTCTCACATCACAGTGACCACACACAACACTGACGGTGAGGCTGtcccagtgctgagcagagcagcacaatcccctcccttgaccTAGCAAAGGCAGGAAGGGAACTCTCCCAGGTTTCCTCTCCCAGGTGTTTCCCAGGTCTCACCTTGAAGGCGATGGTCTCGTagggctctgctgccatcagCAGGTACTGCCAGCGCCGGTCTGGGGGCTCGATGCGCTGCTCGTAGGCTGACATGAAGCGGTGCCGGGGCATGATGCTCTCAGCTATCTCGGGGTAATCAATCTGGGGGGGCAGGGCAGCATTAGCAacaccccctgcacccccaccTCTGCTCCAAACTTATTTCCCAGGGTGGAGCATACCCAGAGCAATCCCCAACACAAAGGGAACAAACAGTGGAGGGAAGGgctgagaatcacagaatggtttgggttgggagggaccttaaagaccccAAACTGAAATAGGTGAAATTTAGGAgagatattgggaaggaattgttccctgtgagggtggggaggcctggcacaggttgtccagagaagctgtggctgctccatccctggaagtgtccaaggccagggaAGAGCAACCTGGTCTcatgaaaggtgtccctgcccatcacAGGGGGTTGGAAATAGATCATTTTAAcggtcccttccagcccaaactatTTGTGATTCTgggatcatctcattccacctcACACTACACATTCCTCTCCCACTGGCAGATCAGCTCAGGGATTTGCTCAACACAACCAGCTGCAGAAACTAGAAAGATAAGGCCTCCTTAATATTGCCTCATTATTATTGATTTCATGGATCCTGCAAAGAACTGTTCATTCAGCAGCAGTTTTATCTGGAAAATCCTGACAAGGAGAGTTTTAACCCTGCCCTTACCTGGAAGAGAAGGCTCTGCTGGCCTGTTTCTGGGTCTCTCTGTTTGgtcactgtaaaaaaataataagaaagcTGAGAACATCCCCCAGCAGGGTGAGAGCACCATTAATCTGCCCTGAGAAACACAAAAAGCTTCCAACAATTAAATATTACaagatttttctcctgtttaTCAAATAAAATGTCACATTATCTTTAACCAGATCTACttctgtgagggtgggcaggccctggatccctgcatgtgtccaaggccaggctggatggggcttggagcagcctgggacagaggaaggtgtccctgcccacacctgggatgggctgagctttaaggtcccttccaacccaaaccattctgggattgtgtcactgctgtgggcAGGTTTGAACCCCTCTCCCcaaggacattgaggggctggagcgtgtccagagacaggaacagagctggggaagggtctggagccccaggaggggctgagggagctggaaaggggctcagcctggagaaaaggaggctcagggggcccttctggctctgcacaactccctgcca
This window harbors:
- the AMH gene encoding muellerian-inhibiting factor, encoding MSALRGLLLCLVLLLPSAALPRKRERDSLMELSLLEELGLEAEGRKVGNGSLQETPRSRRAAATRLFSKPEPGAECPQAEEGGPGWSRSSPQPWPLGGLEGPVCRVRMEQDGATPRHLEVMGVLSHYESSFIKLLRRRRSWDGNFPGTFGLCRAGEAAAAPHPLQRIHEHVLEPGRERFLVLHLEEVQWEAQVKLRFQLVFQAEVGRALGELQAAVMLFYLGRREGRGSGPPQELLLTGPGLERDQRLCLSRDTQYLALAAAAASVTRSAERLRFSASLAIHGGAGGAPLPRTEVQQLLFGSDDKCFTRMTPVLLLLAKSRQQEEEEEEEDALAPSSYQSAEGVLDMAPYPQLRSVAVAAGAGEHGGWEMSPPQAGTEELPTPTAPSQANTSSPAPGGSAQFLAILTRFIRQLLSSSSEPPPQPSAHHWLDFEAMETLPHQLLNLSEEAALERLVQSEEPSVLLLAQDSGAVLEQHLGDWQPEGTVLQLLMGKLQLVIQELRDIPAFQANAVLFQHLLTFCYYPAEPGQAEAAERGPGSRKLRTLLLLKALQSVRARWQERRKVQRQNRSARHQAHCRLQELTIDLRDRHFIVMPTVYAANNCEGPCRLPLSTRVPSYFSHTVLLLGMQERGSPLRRAPCCVPVRYSDQLIISLSSDGLEIRKFPNMVAEECGCR
- the LOC131589153 gene encoding junctional sarcoplasmic reticulum protein 1-like, whose product is MWSPSSISCGNQLMQRMLHLLLAPPSSAATPGDVEPQEHPASKPLQAFHYPHLRKDIALLSSPALNTSPTTSEGSVEGWETPSSSNKPKQHLAAFCGARAPVIGRYFAPAPSGSCCCSLPGTAGAARGLQPRRRRRPTPDDNAPVSRDSHGESTGTHGIEKESPWRGVSEQDPGQPEAETGAGHARASPARRGQESGGEEAGGEVPRSLPVQSKVEPPSLDPAEEPLLWEGLTLNKCILVASVVALLSVTFQVLQAPCSKEGLTRGRQEPPPPPVPEVVSPKAEEIPEAVTAQPAPPPDSGAVEDDDDDGDDYDDSEADSNLAEPWIFKKWFGRTTPEDEEKDGDKGEDKDEDEDKDEEPADVPEVPIAVMEGKKSQEKKVEKEEEEETEEKEEEKEGNEEEEEEEEKEEEEEEEKEKKKKEEKKEKAREGRAVHTERSSRREARAKDRTPGDKPGRAPRAPREPEQQPQKKRDRERKERKERRRERDEARREGWKGRPGRAEGGRESPRRDWKQQKGRKPWELAPGRDGRAREGKRRD
- the SF3A2 gene encoding splicing factor 3A subunit 2; its protein translation is MDFQHRPGGKTGSGGVASASESNRDRRERLRQLALETIDINKDPYFMKNHLGSYECKLCLTLHNNEGSYLAHTQGKKHQTNLARRAAKEAKEAPAQPAPEKVKVEVKKFVKIGRPGYKVTKQRDPETGQQSLLFQIDYPEIAESIMPRHRFMSAYEQRIEPPDRRWQYLLMAAEPYETIAFKVPSREIDKAEGKFWTHWNRETKQFFLQFHFKMEKPPAPPNLPPGPPTVKRPPPPPLMNGLPPRPPLPDSMPPPPPGGMALPPMPPSGPVPPPPVPPQLPPAPGVPPPAPLPPMMRPPLPTEGPGTIPPPPPSN